The DNA sequence TCTTTTTGCTTTTGGGATGTCCTTTTAAACATCTCAATGCTTCCGCATGTTTCCATCAAACCCTGTACTCTACCAATCTGGTGTATAAGGATATTCCGGCCATTATCATTCAACCATTGATGGAATCGTGCTTTTCGTTTTCCATCTTCGTTGATATTTAGACTATCCAATTCTTTTTTTACATATCCATGTTCGATTGGCTCATAAACGTATTTATTAATGAACCTACCATAATATTGTGGGCGTTTTCTTGATGTTGTTTTATCGTTAGCATATAACCGATCAAGCTCGGCGAAAAATGAATCAGGGAATGTGAGCATCCATTTCTGTAGACCTTCTGAAATGTATTTTGACAGCAACAGACGAAGTGCATCGTGCTTCCTGTCGAGTTGATATCCCGTAGCCTCATCAACAAGCGCATCAATACCAACCATCGCAAGGGCTGATAGCAAAATCTCTGCCTGGTTGGCGATCTTTTCCTGGCTCTGAGTTAGTATATTTTTCCGTCTGGCGTCCAGATAAATTTGGCACATTCGTGGAAGAAGAGTTGCTGCATAACCTTGTTTTTTCTTACCACCGTCAAAATAAGTTATGAGTTTGGTCCGGGCTATAACCTCTTGAGTAATAAGGGGTTCAATGTTTTTTGCGGCTAAAAAAGGAGGTATCTTGGTCCCTTCAATTTCCAGCCTAGAGTTCATCCCTTTTCGAGATCTTCCAAAGGCCGTAAAGATTGATGTAGCGGATAGCACTCTTGTTCCATCATCAAGGACGGC is a window from the Erwinia sp. genome containing:
- a CDS encoding hypothetical protein (ID:JIFNMEKO_01172;~source:Prodigal:2.6), which codes for MSDQEQPPKALYQGSLPIGDVTLDCAVLDDGTRVLSATSIFTAFGRSRKGMNSRLEIEGTKIPPFLAAKNIEPLITQEVIARTKLITYFDGGKKKQGYAATLLPRMCQIYLDARRKNILTQSQEKIANQAEILLSALAMVGIDALVDEATGYQLDRKHDALRLLLSKYISEGLQKWMLTFPDSFFAELDRLYANDKTTSRKRPQYYGRFINKYVYEPIEHGYVKKELDSLNINEDGKRKARFHQWLNDNGRNILIHQIGRVQGLMETCGSIEMFKRTSQKQKEISIAPYLFDEMNQIIDG